A single window of Leptospira wolffii serovar Khorat str. Khorat-H2 DNA harbors:
- a CDS encoding LolA family protein, which translates to MASSKGILSFLGAAALLICGTSILSDPGRDRLNAIIGKMNEISSLRASITINNELTGTLSYKKPNQLHVKFSDGRVIASNGRFLWFYSPARGITGKQDVKGLTGGIAGLLSGYEEVTPVGGSLRLKSANRTYEEIVVTVGPDNTPRTLRMKHKGTGEYTSVSFSGVQTGIGLSASLFNFSAPSSSQIVENPLNERE; encoded by the coding sequence ATGGCTTCATCCAAGGGTATCTTATCCTTTTTGGGTGCCGCAGCTCTACTGATCTGCGGCACTTCTATTTTATCCGACCCGGGCAGGGATCGGCTCAATGCGATCATCGGAAAGATGAACGAAATCTCGAGTCTTCGGGCAAGCATCACGATCAATAACGAGCTGACCGGAACACTTTCTTATAAAAAACCCAACCAATTGCATGTGAAATTTTCGGATGGTAGGGTCATCGCTTCTAATGGGCGTTTTCTCTGGTTTTATTCTCCGGCTAGAGGCATCACCGGTAAGCAGGACGTCAAAGGCCTGACCGGGGGAATCGCGGGACTCCTGTCCGGATACGAAGAAGTGACGCCAGTAGGCGGATCTCTTCGTTTGAAATCGGCAAATAGAACGTACGAAGAAATCGTGGTGACGGTGGGACCGGACAATACGCCCAGAACTCTTAGAATGAAACATAAAGGAACGGGAGAATATACTTCCGTAAGTTTCTCCGGTGTGCAAACCGGTATCGGGCTTTCCGCTTCTCTCTTTAATTTTTCCGCGCCTTCCAGTTCCCAAATCGTGGAGAACCCGCTCAACGAGAGGGAATAG
- the trpS gene encoding tryptophan--tRNA ligase, producing MRILTGVQPSGKLHLGNYFSVIRKLVAYQDKTDLFCFVADLHALTTFTSAKNQTENTYDAVCDFLALGIDPDKSTFWIQSEVPEVTELTWYLSMSITVPKLELAHSYKDKVAKGITPSGGLFFYPVLMAADILAFDSDRVPVGKDQKQHLEYARDIAEKFNAQYGETFKLPDPEIDEETAIVPGVDGAKMSKSYGNTINFFDDEKKLKKSVMGIVTDSAGVDEAKDYEKSVIYAIHSLFLDTEGRKALQNRFSTPGTGYGDLKKALLENILDYFGPYRKEREKIAADPTYVKAVMKKGSDKARNTASAILGKVRDRMGIGISRLG from the coding sequence ATGAGGATATTGACCGGGGTTCAACCTTCTGGTAAATTGCATTTAGGAAATTACTTCTCGGTCATTCGCAAGTTGGTCGCTTACCAAGATAAGACCGATCTATTCTGCTTCGTCGCCGACTTGCACGCACTAACCACTTTCACCTCGGCGAAGAACCAAACGGAGAACACTTACGACGCCGTTTGCGATTTTCTAGCGCTTGGAATCGATCCGGATAAATCCACGTTTTGGATCCAGTCCGAAGTTCCGGAAGTGACCGAGCTCACCTGGTATTTGAGTATGTCGATCACGGTTCCGAAATTGGAGCTGGCGCATTCTTATAAGGATAAGGTGGCAAAAGGGATCACTCCTAGCGGTGGACTCTTCTTCTACCCCGTTCTCATGGCAGCGGATATTTTAGCTTTCGATAGCGATCGGGTTCCCGTCGGTAAGGACCAAAAACAGCATCTGGAATACGCTCGAGATATAGCGGAAAAATTCAACGCACAGTACGGGGAGACCTTCAAACTACCCGATCCGGAAATCGACGAAGAAACCGCAATCGTCCCCGGAGTGGACGGGGCCAAGATGTCCAAATCCTACGGGAACACGATCAACTTCTTCGACGACGAAAAGAAACTCAAGAAATCCGTAATGGGAATCGTAACCGACTCCGCAGGAGTCGACGAGGCCAAGGATTATGAAAAAAGCGTAATATATGCGATCCATTCCCTTTTTCTGGACACGGAAGGAAGAAAGGCTCTACAGAATAGATTCTCCACTCCCGGAACCGGATACGGAGATCTGAAAAAGGCCCTTTTGGAGAATATTCTGGATTATTTCGGACCTTACCGCAAAGAAAGAGAGAAGATTGCAGCCGATCCCACCTACGTAAAAGCCGTAATGAAAAAGGGTTCCGATAAAGCCAGAAATACCGCTTCCGCAATCCTAGGAAAAGTCAGGGATAGAATGGGAATCGGAATCTCCAGACTCGGATAA
- a CDS encoding ComEC/Rec2 family competence protein — protein MGKILEETYRDWIPCSLFSFFNLGLLLGVFFESFLPDGTLLWVSLHSIYIILSGFRFRRNRKLTALSWGTVLFFFLVCGGYTKRTAPFLSESQSWKKEFSIRVEGLLREAEIRGQAKEISLGLVLGDAKNLSREFKEDAREGGILHLFAASGLHLGILLACLFFLFQRIPFLGYYIPRFLPVIFGFLYLAALGFPVSLARAWVFSSWLLVQTVFFRKSRSSDLLIGSAGILYLWDPSRAFGVSFLLSFGAVTSILLLLPCLEVCFPKVSEENGLRTKILIFLKENILVSTSAGLGTLPTLVFFFGTYSFGSLGLNFILVPLSGILLPLLYLSLVLQIFLPLSITKFLWFIVTKILEFLEFTTVFWADSDWSLPRYYRGNAKSFALAIWIFLILFLVLWKLSRRNSENVRPLDLSGKNVSKKFPMDLISHHAWILGLFICVGLHFLLAYSSDWQNKPPVFFGDKFSFIVESDHSLSIVGKCKYSGKFLYRSIGKDPDLFCGGRDSIHEIYIEHETCLEWVLRCLGKRKSISLKFGGGRLPKDWESQGWMQVPKRAEFGLPFPERKMIRFEVGKDSLTDLPRRTKQGNGLILLISRFGKKEDPWEWNLLRKRLGIGPGWEFLGGDELPRIPVL, from the coding sequence ATGGGAAAAATCCTAGAAGAAACCTACAGGGACTGGATCCCCTGCTCCCTTTTTTCCTTTTTCAATCTCGGACTACTCTTAGGGGTCTTTTTCGAGTCCTTCCTACCGGACGGCACTCTGTTATGGGTGTCATTGCATTCTATTTATATAATACTCTCCGGGTTTAGATTCCGCAGGAATCGAAAGCTTACTGCTCTTTCCTGGGGAACCGTTCTATTCTTCTTTCTTGTTTGCGGTGGATACACTAAAAGAACCGCACCCTTCCTTTCCGAATCACAGAGCTGGAAAAAGGAGTTTTCCATACGAGTAGAAGGGCTGCTGCGGGAAGCGGAAATACGAGGACAGGCAAAAGAGATTTCCTTAGGGTTGGTCTTAGGAGACGCGAAGAATCTCAGCCGCGAATTCAAAGAAGACGCGAGAGAAGGAGGGATACTACATTTATTCGCCGCGTCCGGTTTGCATCTGGGCATCCTACTCGCTTGCCTTTTCTTTCTTTTTCAAAGGATTCCTTTCTTGGGATATTATATCCCGAGATTCCTCCCCGTAATATTCGGATTCTTATATTTGGCCGCACTCGGATTTCCGGTATCCTTAGCGAGAGCCTGGGTCTTTTCTTCTTGGCTTCTGGTCCAAACCGTCTTTTTCCGTAAATCCAGATCCTCGGATTTACTGATAGGCTCCGCGGGAATTTTATACCTCTGGGATCCGAGCCGGGCTTTCGGAGTCTCTTTCCTCCTCTCTTTCGGAGCTGTAACCTCCATTCTACTACTACTGCCTTGCTTGGAAGTATGCTTTCCGAAAGTTTCGGAGGAGAACGGTCTAAGGACGAAAATCCTTATTTTTCTAAAAGAGAATATCCTAGTTTCGACCTCCGCAGGGTTAGGGACTCTTCCTACGCTGGTGTTCTTTTTCGGTACCTATAGCTTCGGATCCTTGGGACTCAATTTCATATTAGTGCCTCTCAGCGGTATATTACTTCCCTTACTTTATCTTTCCTTGGTATTACAGATATTCCTCCCCTTAAGCATTACGAAATTTTTATGGTTTATCGTTACTAAGATTCTGGAATTCCTGGAATTCACCACCGTATTCTGGGCGGATTCGGATTGGAGCCTTCCCAGATATTATAGAGGAAACGCGAAATCTTTCGCTCTCGCAATCTGGATTTTTCTGATCCTATTTCTCGTTCTCTGGAAATTATCCCGCAGAAACTCGGAGAATGTACGACCTTTGGATCTAAGCGGAAAAAACGTGTCGAAAAAGTTTCCGATGGACCTCATAAGCCATCATGCCTGGATCTTAGGCTTATTCATTTGCGTAGGACTTCATTTCCTTTTGGCATATTCTTCGGATTGGCAGAATAAGCCGCCTGTCTTCTTCGGGGACAAATTCAGTTTTATCGTCGAATCGGATCATTCGCTGAGTATCGTAGGTAAATGCAAGTACAGCGGTAAATTCTTATATAGATCCATCGGAAAGGACCCGGACTTATTTTGCGGGGGTAGGGATTCTATTCATGAAATCTATATAGAGCATGAGACCTGTCTAGAATGGGTGCTTCGTTGCTTAGGAAAAAGAAAATCGATCTCCCTAAAATTCGGAGGAGGAAGACTTCCTAAGGATTGGGAGTCCCAAGGCTGGATGCAGGTCCCTAAACGTGCGGAATTCGGACTTCCGTTTCCGGAAAGAAAGATGATCCGATTCGAAGTCGGAAAGGATTCTCTGACCGATTTACCGCGGAGAACGAAACAAGGAAACGGCCTAATTCTGTTGATATCCCGCTTCGGCAAAAAGGAGGATCCTTGGGAGTGGAACCTTTTACGAAAACGACTTGGAATCGGCCCCGGCTGGGAGTTTCTTGGAGGGGATGAGCTCCCCCGAATACCCGTTTTATAA
- the rsmA gene encoding 16S rRNA (adenine(1518)-N(6)/adenine(1519)-N(6))-dimethyltransferase RsmA has protein sequence MSSPEYPFYKPTAIREFLTERSSAPLKKWGQNFLIDPNAVRSLFQSANPDLLKKSDILLEIGPGLGALSHVLAAQGKKLKLFEIDPVYSAWLKEFLPEAEIVSGDARETLTSSIREKCFLFGNLPYYITSELILLSLEKLEGLLGAVFLVQKEFAQRITKEISSLSVYAGAYGGFQNRKTIKAGSFYPSPNVDSSVLSYEANPRFLDKRHFRILEMICRILFWGKRKKIGSSLKEAPLLSFYPEGLPFGFGEESVRNLLRESVDSAAISLDKRPEELKPEDFYRAAESFRFPL, from the coding sequence ATGAGCTCCCCCGAATACCCGTTTTATAAGCCGACTGCGATTCGGGAATTCCTAACGGAACGTTCTTCGGCCCCTCTTAAGAAATGGGGCCAGAATTTCCTCATCGACCCCAACGCCGTTCGTTCCTTATTCCAAAGCGCAAATCCGGATTTATTAAAAAAATCGGATATACTATTGGAAATCGGCCCAGGATTGGGAGCCCTATCTCACGTTCTGGCCGCGCAGGGAAAAAAGCTGAAACTTTTCGAAATAGATCCCGTATATTCCGCATGGTTGAAGGAATTCCTACCCGAGGCCGAAATCGTATCGGGAGACGCAAGAGAGACTCTTACCTCTTCCATTCGGGAGAAATGTTTTTTATTCGGAAATCTTCCCTATTATATCACTTCCGAACTGATTCTTCTTTCTCTCGAAAAATTGGAAGGACTACTGGGTGCCGTCTTTCTGGTACAAAAGGAATTCGCGCAAAGAATCACCAAGGAAATCTCCTCTTTATCCGTCTATGCGGGGGCGTACGGCGGTTTCCAAAATCGTAAAACGATTAAGGCAGGTTCTTTTTATCCCAGCCCCAACGTGGACTCGAGCGTGCTATCCTACGAGGCAAACCCTCGTTTCCTAGACAAAAGACATTTCCGAATCTTGGAAATGATTTGTAGGATCCTTTTCTGGGGAAAAAGAAAGAAGATAGGCTCCTCTCTCAAAGAAGCCCCTCTCCTCTCCTTTTATCCCGAAGGATTACCCTTCGGTTTCGGCGAGGAATCGGTTCGTAACCTACTACGGGAATCCGTCGACTCCGCCGCTATTTCGTTGGACAAACGCCCGGAAGAACTGAAACCGGAGGATTTTTACAGAGCGGCAGAGAGTTTTCGATTTCCTTTATAG
- the rsgA gene encoding ribosome small subunit-dependent GTPase A, with protein MNERQVSDRSVWDGDRESELEKISKSLGLDSPMPGRVIGEQGQEFRLQLPSEEGTGILTGALRFGAESALDYPIAGDWVIATRLEKDQFLIHSLLQRRSLLVRKSKGELLTPDPICANMDRIFLIQGLDGDFQPRRLERTLVQIWESGAAPIILLTKADLYSERKSELEEKIRTVRESAPGVSVHSISVYEGIGMKELSEYWKEGTTSAFIGSSGAGKSSLLNLLVGEDVRSVKDVRESDSRGKHTTSNRWMFRLGSGAWILDTPGMREIQLWSDGSGLEDTFPEIYEAAKHCRFQDCSHISEPDCGVKLAIDSGKISEERFKSYLKLKRELQRSANLAVSNSIESRAEKAKWKSIHKEQKRMQKQRENERYR; from the coding sequence ATGAACGAAAGACAAGTATCGGATCGATCCGTTTGGGACGGAGATCGCGAATCCGAATTGGAAAAAATTTCCAAATCTTTGGGGCTAGATTCTCCCATGCCGGGAAGAGTCATAGGCGAGCAGGGTCAAGAATTCAGATTGCAACTTCCTTCGGAAGAAGGAACCGGAATTTTAACCGGAGCTTTACGATTCGGAGCGGAATCCGCTTTGGATTATCCTATTGCGGGAGATTGGGTCATTGCAACTCGATTGGAGAAGGACCAGTTTTTGATCCATTCTCTTTTGCAAAGAAGGAGCTTACTCGTTAGGAAATCCAAGGGAGAACTCCTTACTCCCGATCCCATTTGTGCGAATATGGATCGTATCTTTCTCATCCAGGGATTGGACGGCGATTTCCAACCCAGGCGATTGGAAAGAACTCTGGTCCAAATCTGGGAAAGCGGTGCGGCTCCGATCATTCTACTCACTAAGGCGGATTTGTATTCGGAGAGAAAATCCGAATTAGAGGAGAAGATTCGAACGGTAAGGGAATCCGCTCCCGGCGTTTCAGTACATTCTATTTCCGTGTATGAAGGAATCGGAATGAAAGAGCTATCCGAATATTGGAAAGAGGGAACTACTTCGGCCTTTATTGGATCCTCAGGGGCGGGAAAATCCTCGCTCTTGAATCTATTGGTCGGAGAAGACGTTCGTAGCGTGAAGGACGTCCGGGAATCGGATTCCAGAGGAAAGCATACTACGAGTAATCGGTGGATGTTCCGTTTGGGTTCGGGGGCTTGGATACTGGATACTCCGGGGATGAGAGAGATACAACTCTGGTCCGACGGATCCGGATTAGAGGATACGTTTCCCGAAATCTACGAAGCTGCGAAGCATTGTAGGTTTCAGGATTGCTCTCATATTTCCGAACCGGATTGCGGAGTTAAATTGGCGATCGATTCGGGAAAGATTTCGGAGGAACGATTCAAAAGTTATCTGAAATTGAAAAGGGAATTGCAAAGGAGCGCGAACCTTGCCGTTTCGAATTCTATTGAATCCAGAGCCGAAAAAGCCAAATGGAAATCCATTCATAAGGAACAGAAAAGGATGCAGAAGCAAAGAGAAAACGAAAGGTATCGCTGA
- a CDS encoding HDOD domain-containing protein, producing MNINWYHFEKEGYYLSVRNVNERIEKLNPLYIRFTTLNKNVDKLMSVLLDRYLVYLDAISLKESVFSILRESAMNAVKANSKRIFFAENNLNISNPDDYTRGMENFKKEMIKDKERYAALLEKVKFHCLITLAFNRTSFLMRVSNNAPIIAEELKRVENRIGKSREYNDLGEVFADHADDSEGAGLGLAMSLLMLKNEGIDADCYKLRAEDGVTSAYIKIPLDFKHRNASYQRTVEIIAEIDKLPTFPENLNQIMSLINKPDSSIQQITESVARDVSLSTNILKLANSASFAQGRKIETLDDAIKLIGLSELNNILLSLGTKKILEERYKEFEQIWEMSSLSAYICRRLGERMGWKKTFLTNLVCAALLHNIGLVLLLSLEGDTIAKLTDISGKKLLPSTLGLEEAALGITHTSLGGMICEKWNFSDSIRVAAEYHHRPLMAKKESRDIVFSVYLSDWIIDCNEGKADPAAIHWEVLQYFGFKKDEEWLEFGKKVIQEYKSFQRQT from the coding sequence ATGAATATAAATTGGTACCATTTCGAAAAGGAAGGATACTATCTAAGCGTTCGGAACGTAAATGAACGCATCGAAAAGCTAAATCCTCTCTACATTCGTTTTACTACCCTAAATAAGAACGTAGACAAATTAATGAGCGTTCTACTCGACCGATATCTGGTCTACCTGGACGCCATCTCCCTGAAAGAATCCGTGTTCTCCATTTTGAGAGAAAGCGCGATGAACGCGGTAAAAGCCAATTCCAAGCGGATTTTCTTCGCGGAAAATAATCTGAATATCTCCAATCCCGACGATTACACTCGGGGGATGGAGAATTTCAAAAAGGAAATGATCAAGGATAAGGAAAGATACGCGGCTCTTCTGGAAAAGGTTAAATTTCACTGCCTGATCACCTTGGCTTTCAATCGTACCAGTTTTCTGATGAGAGTGTCGAATAACGCTCCGATCATAGCCGAAGAATTAAAAAGGGTGGAGAATCGGATAGGAAAGAGTCGTGAATACAACGACTTAGGCGAGGTATTCGCGGACCATGCGGACGACTCCGAAGGCGCCGGTTTGGGGCTGGCCATGTCCCTCCTTATGCTTAAGAACGAAGGGATAGACGCAGATTGTTATAAGCTCAGGGCGGAAGACGGAGTCACCTCGGCATATATTAAGATTCCCTTGGACTTCAAGCATAGGAACGCATCTTACCAGAGAACCGTTGAGATTATTGCGGAGATAGATAAACTTCCCACTTTTCCGGAAAATCTGAATCAGATCATGAGTCTGATCAATAAACCGGATTCCTCTATCCAGCAAATCACGGAGTCGGTGGCCAGGGATGTTTCCCTTTCCACCAATATCCTAAAATTGGCGAATTCCGCCTCCTTTGCTCAGGGCAGAAAGATAGAAACTCTGGACGACGCGATTAAACTGATCGGTCTATCAGAATTAAATAATATTCTTCTCAGTCTTGGAACCAAGAAGATCCTGGAAGAAAGATACAAGGAGTTCGAGCAGATCTGGGAAATGTCCAGTCTTTCCGCATATATCTGTCGTCGACTTGGGGAAAGAATGGGATGGAAGAAGACCTTTCTAACCAATCTGGTTTGCGCCGCTCTTCTGCATAATATCGGTCTAGTGCTTCTTCTTTCCTTGGAAGGGGATACGATCGCAAAATTGACCGATATTTCGGGCAAGAAACTGCTTCCGTCCACTTTAGGACTCGAGGAAGCAGCTTTAGGAATCACTCATACCTCTTTGGGCGGAATGATCTGCGAGAAATGGAATTTTTCGGATTCGATACGAGTGGCAGCGGAATACCATCACAGACCTCTTATGGCCAAGAAGGAATCCAGGGATATCGTATTTTCCGTTTATTTATCCGATTGGATCATAGATTGCAACGAAGGAAAAGCGGATCCTGCCGCAATCCATTGGGAAGTACTTCAATATTTCGGATTCAAGAAAGACGAAGAATGGTTGGAGTTCGGAAAGAAAGTCATCCAAGAATACAAGTCTTTCCAAAGACAAACCTGA
- a CDS encoding ABC transporter permease translates to MNPSSGNSFVFFVKTYFQQLPTLIRLTLVQVARRKALYFLFSLLLVFLMGERFCSMTVGSESTQGVPASFYFTITSLWVTVFLIIIGSDLLRQDIDSQVLVLWLSRPLDPAVYLAGKAVALLLIMLVFVLAVFGVQSWFALEIPWDFLLYQGAMFLVYGFFLLLAFQITLSSNQTLSILFCFGLLLVTSMLDKVVYMGLVDKSPSVSETQRWIVEAIYWILPQVGTIYHHSSGLFEGKNEGYLSYGPYSFLQVIVWAGILKIGLWWTTRRREI, encoded by the coding sequence TTGAATCCCTCATCCGGAAACTCCTTCGTATTTTTCGTCAAAACGTATTTTCAACAGCTTCCCACTCTCATCCGTCTGACTCTAGTCCAGGTGGCTCGGAGAAAGGCTCTCTATTTTCTTTTCTCTCTCCTCTTAGTTTTTCTAATGGGAGAAAGATTCTGCTCCATGACCGTGGGGAGCGAGTCCACACAGGGTGTTCCGGCCTCGTTCTATTTTACGATCACTTCTCTTTGGGTCACCGTTTTTCTGATCATCATCGGTTCCGACCTTCTCAGACAGGATATAGATTCTCAGGTTTTGGTTCTTTGGCTGAGTCGTCCCTTAGATCCGGCGGTATATTTGGCCGGCAAAGCGGTGGCGTTGCTTCTGATCATGTTGGTCTTTGTCCTAGCGGTGTTCGGTGTGCAGAGTTGGTTCGCTTTGGAAATTCCGTGGGACTTCCTACTGTATCAGGGCGCGATGTTTCTTGTTTACGGATTCTTTCTGCTGCTCGCTTTCCAGATTACGTTATCTTCTAATCAGACTCTTTCCATACTTTTCTGTTTCGGTCTATTGCTTGTAACCTCCATGTTGGACAAGGTGGTGTATATGGGGCTTGTAGACAAGAGCCCCTCCGTTAGCGAGACCCAGAGATGGATCGTCGAAGCGATCTATTGGATTCTGCCCCAGGTAGGGACGATTTACCACCACTCAAGCGGTCTATTCGAAGGAAAGAATGAAGGCTATCTGTCCTACGGACCGTATTCTTTTCTGCAAGTGATCGTTTGGGCCGGTATTTTAAAAATCGGGCTTTGGTGGACGACTCGCCGTCGGGAGATTTAA
- a CDS encoding ATP-binding cassette domain-containing protein, producing MPEFAIEIENLRKNYPRVQALKGVSLQVPKGGVFGLLGQNGAGKTTLVRILLGFSKQTDGDCEVLGLRPSPRTRAKIGYLPERMAVPAYLSGKEFLEASFKLALLPSSLAKSRSKELLEKLGLASAADRKVSTYSKGMLQRLGLANALGGEPELLLLDEPGTGLDPAGYKEFRDLILEENAKRGVTILINSHRLLEVEQICTEVGILHKGKIMAHGKLDELRQGKDRLRIKLEGDLDSYLKEISAEYKQSGKEWELLPKPGTDLRRLPAELVERGADILLYEKRTESLEEVFFRLTQGTDADRNTEAGEKN from the coding sequence ATGCCTGAATTTGCAATTGAAATAGAAAACCTACGTAAAAATTATCCCCGAGTACAAGCCCTTAAAGGAGTGAGCCTCCAAGTTCCTAAAGGAGGAGTCTTCGGGCTTCTAGGACAGAATGGTGCCGGTAAAACCACCTTAGTCAGAATTCTTCTCGGCTTTTCCAAACAAACGGACGGCGACTGCGAGGTATTGGGTTTAAGACCTTCTCCTCGGACCCGAGCCAAGATAGGCTATCTTCCGGAAAGAATGGCTGTGCCGGCTTACTTATCCGGAAAAGAATTCCTGGAAGCTAGTTTTAAATTGGCTCTTTTACCTTCTTCCCTAGCGAAATCCAGAAGTAAGGAATTATTGGAAAAGCTAGGACTTGCCTCGGCGGCGGATCGTAAAGTCTCCACTTATTCCAAAGGAATGTTACAAAGATTGGGACTCGCAAACGCGTTAGGCGGCGAGCCCGAACTGCTTTTGTTGGACGAACCGGGAACCGGTCTGGATCCTGCGGGCTACAAGGAGTTTCGGGATTTGATCCTGGAGGAAAACGCGAAACGAGGAGTGACCATTCTTATCAACTCCCATCGTTTATTGGAAGTGGAGCAGATCTGTACCGAAGTGGGAATCCTGCATAAGGGCAAGATTATGGCTCACGGCAAATTGGACGAACTCCGCCAGGGTAAGGACAGGCTTCGTATCAAATTAGAAGGGGATCTGGATTCGTATTTAAAGGAGATTTCCGCAGAGTACAAGCAATCCGGAAAAGAATGGGAACTGCTTCCTAAGCCGGGCACGGATCTTAGAAGACTTCCCGCCGAACTTGTGGAAAGAGGTGCCGATATTTTGCTCTATGAAAAAAGGACCGAATCCTTGGAAGAGGTATTTTTCCGCCTCACCCAAGGCACCGATGCGGATCGGAATACAGAAGCAGGAGAAAAGAATTGA
- the sixA gene encoding phosphohistidine phosphatase SixA has protein sequence MKIIIARHGEAIPNSPDGQDSSRILSPKGEADVEKMARFFQTGFKIKKIYHSPYLRTKATAEIYSRILKPELETESIEYLLPGEDYLRICPLLKDNSNSDAILLVGHSPDVSIFSENLLGISGVGKSFLFTPGSALAVNIPREKFQGGQIIWFVSPDFLC, from the coding sequence ATGAAAATTATTATTGCAAGGCACGGAGAAGCCATCCCTAATTCTCCGGACGGTCAGGACTCCTCCCGCATACTTAGTCCCAAAGGTGAGGCGGACGTCGAAAAGATGGCTCGTTTCTTTCAGACGGGATTCAAGATCAAAAAAATCTATCATAGCCCGTATCTCAGAACCAAGGCTACGGCGGAAATCTACTCCCGAATTCTCAAACCCGAATTGGAAACCGAATCCATAGAGTATCTTTTACCGGGAGAGGATTATCTTCGGATCTGCCCTCTTCTCAAAGACAATTCCAACTCGGATGCGATTCTTCTAGTAGGTCACAGTCCCGATGTAAGTATTTTTTCGGAAAATCTATTAGGGATCTCGGGAGTGGGAAAATCCTTTTTATTCACTCCAGGCTCCGCTCTTGCGGTGAATATTCCGAGAGAGAAATTCCAAGGCGGACAAATCATTTGGTTCGTATCTCCGGATTTTCTCTGCTGA
- a CDS encoding penicillin-binding transpeptidase domain-containing protein, with protein sequence MKYVRRSPAPKRIPFSREIFPILSLLLFIISISARAESDKVSSGLRELLLSSRFKAGQKERFSVSISGDRGLLNKDYSPASTFKTYLALALLEQAGDKTKERVECSDKHVPSSPRGLDLREALFYSSNEYFEKIFPELGKEKLHSVLQKIGYLPKSKFSVSDWWTDMDGLKHGGRIRKTPEEIHGFWAGIFQDGFGLSDRLVSDWKEVLVWSDCPDKKAVVYGKTGSWESSFWFQGSLYSKDSKDYVIYTILQRGEKASRTGTIRRFYELVGCEMPSLD encoded by the coding sequence ATGAAATACGTACGAAGGTCGCCGGCTCCGAAACGTATTCCTTTCTCTCGGGAAATTTTTCCCATTCTCTCCCTTCTTCTTTTCATCATTTCGATTTCGGCGCGGGCCGAGTCCGACAAGGTTTCCTCCGGTTTGCGGGAACTACTTCTTTCCAGTAGATTCAAGGCAGGACAAAAGGAAAGGTTTTCCGTCTCGATTTCGGGAGATCGCGGATTATTGAATAAGGATTATTCTCCTGCATCGACTTTTAAGACTTATTTGGCCTTGGCCTTATTGGAACAAGCCGGAGATAAAACGAAAGAACGAGTAGAATGTTCCGACAAGCATGTTCCGTCCTCCCCCCGCGGTTTGGATTTACGGGAGGCTTTATTCTATTCTTCTAATGAATACTTCGAAAAGATTTTCCCCGAGCTGGGAAAGGAAAAGCTGCACTCGGTTTTACAGAAGATAGGATACCTTCCTAAGAGTAAATTCTCCGTTTCGGATTGGTGGACCGATATGGACGGCCTAAAACACGGAGGGAGGATCCGCAAGACCCCGGAAGAAATTCACGGATTCTGGGCGGGGATTTTCCAAGACGGCTTCGGGCTTTCCGATCGTCTCGTGTCCGACTGGAAGGAAGTTCTCGTTTGGTCCGATTGTCCCGATAAGAAAGCAGTCGTTTACGGTAAGACGGGATCTTGGGAGTCGAGCTTTTGGTTTCAAGGAAGTCTATACTCCAAGGACTCTAAAGATTATGTCATCTACACGATTCTTCAGAGAGGAGAGAAAGCTTCAAGAACGGGAACGATCCGTAGATTTTACGAATTGGTAGGCTGCGAAATGCCTAGTTTGGATTGA
- a CDS encoding LIMLP_16025 family protein, with amino-acid sequence MDNQKLNDLVNAGIGAVQTSKEIFDKLLQDLNDGKEKVEKRFDELKSQGEKDLSESALKFKVPLAWGIVKFEEIRENILKQFLKK; translated from the coding sequence ATGGATAACCAGAAGCTAAACGATCTTGTAAACGCTGGAATCGGCGCGGTCCAAACTTCGAAAGAGATTTTCGACAAACTTCTCCAGGATCTGAACGACGGGAAGGAAAAGGTCGAAAAGAGATTCGATGAACTCAAATCCCAGGGAGAAAAGGATCTGAGCGAAAGCGCTCTGAAATTCAAAGTACCTTTGGCATGGGGAATCGTGAAATTCGAGGAAATTCGCGAAAACATCCTCAAACAATTCCTAAAGAAATAA